The DNA window GACCCCTTGAAGACGACGAGGTAGATAGGTTGGAGGTGGAAGTGCAGCAATGCATGGAGCTGACCAATACTAATCGGTCGAGGGCTTATCCTAAAAGCTTTACGGTTATATCGTAAGCATAGGCGATTACACACTACACACAATGAATTTCGTATCCAGTTTTCAAGGATTAAACCTTGAACCATGTTTGGTGGCGATGGCGGAGGGGTTCCACACGTACCCATCCCGAACACGACCGTTAAGCCCTCCAGCGCCGATGGTACTTGGACCGCAGGGTCCTGGGAGAGTAGGACGCCGCCAAGCAACTGAAACACTACCTAGACATTAGGTAGTGTTTTTTTTGTGTTGATTTACTTAATATTATTGTTTTAGTACAGATGTTACTGCATATTTAATCCTATCTGATGTACAATAATAAGGGTCTTTTATCGGGAATAACAGTGCTAGAATTACTGGAGGTAGTCTGCTAGAATGAAGCCTATTATTGAGATTGCACGTTCTTTTGGTATTAATGAGGATCATCTGGAGTTGTACGGCAAGTATAAGTGTAAATTAGATTTATCCCTCGGAGAAGAGTTACAAGATGGGCCGGACGGGAAGCTAGTTCTAGTTACGGCGATGAACCCCACGCCTGCTGGCGAAGGGAAAACATTGACGACTATAGGGCTGGCACAGGCGCTAAATGCAATAGGAGAACCTACGATAGCAGCGCTTAGAGAACCATCGCTGGGTCCTTGCTTTGGGATGAAGGGTGGAGCAACTGGAAGCAATAAGGCGCAAATTATCCCCTCAGAGGATATAAACCTTCATTTTACTGGTGATATTCATGCGATAACCTCAGCTCACAATTTGCTCTCAGCAATGATTGATAATCATATTTTTCAAGGGAATGCATTACGGATAAATCCACAACGAATTTTGTGGAAACGCGCGATGGATATGAATGATCGAAGCTTGCGCAACATTGTGACAGGTCTTGGTAGTGGAAATGGAGTAGTCCAAGAGACCGGATTTATGATTACGACAGCATCTGAGATTATGGCAGTTCTATGCCTAAGTCAGGACTTGATTGATCTTGAGCAGCGGCTAGGGCAAATGCTGGTTGCCTATAACGAGTCTGGTGAAGTGGTGACAGCTTCTCAGCTTGGTGCAGTAGGTGCAATGGTCGTACTCCTTAAGGATGCAATCAAACCTAATTTAGTTCAAACAATAGAAGGCACCCCTGTAGTAGTTCATGGCGGCCCTTTCGCTAATATTGCTCATGGGTGCAGCAGTGTTATTGGAACGAAGCTCTCTTTGAAGTTAGCTAAAGTTGTCGTGACAGAGGCGGGTTTTGGAGCTGATTTGGGCGCTGAGAAATTTTTCGATATAAAATGTCGTCAAGCTGGTCTGATTCCATCCGCGTCTGTCCTTGTAGTAACAGTAAAAGCCCTTAAATATAACGGTGGAGCTTCCAAGTTGGAACTCGATCAACCAAATCAGCAGGCACTTGAATTAGGTCTACCGAATATGAAACGTCATATTGAAAATATACAAAAGTTCGGGGTACCTGTTATGGTTGTCATTAATCACTTTGCATCGGATCTTATGGAAGAGCTTGATCTGGTTATCGATTACTGTAGATCACTGGGTGTTAAGGTGGAGATTTCGAAAGTTTGGGCTGAAGGTAGTCAAGGTGGACTGGGTGTAGCTAAGACACTTACCGAGATACTGAACCAAGAAAACGCTAATTTTTCTACTTTGTATCCAGACAACATGGATACACAAACAAAGATTGAGCAAATTGTACGTGAAATTTATCGCGGAGCTGAAGTATCATTCTCTCCTGCCGCCGTTCGGAGTATGAACGAGATCGAACGTCTTGGATTTAGATCATTGCCTGTTTGTATGGCCAAGACACCGTATTCATTCTCTGATCAACCAAGTTTATTAGGTGCTCCGGAAGGATTCACTTTGCATGTTAGGGCGGTTTCCGTATCTGCGGGAGCTGGTTTTATCGTTGTTCATACTGGAAACATTGTAACCATGCCAGGATTGCCTAAGTCTCCAGCTGCCGAGCAGGTTTATCTGGATGAACAAGGTGAAGTTGTTGGTTTGGAATAGTCAAAGTAAGTTAGAAATTTACGACCTACACTGCTTAAAAACAGTGCTAGGTCGTTTTTTTTAGTAATAAAGACAACTCACCGTAATAATTCCAACCACAAATCGCAAGTTTACCTCCTCAAAATGGAAGATTAATTGCGTTAGACTGAAATAGAAAAATATGTATTAGGAAGGGGTTATAAAAGAATGAAGAGAGCAAAATCTTGGGCAGTTCTGATGGTAGCAGTTCTGATGATCGCCTCATTGGCAGCATGTGGAGGGAAGAATAATACAAGTAGTTCGAATGCTACGAATAAGCCTGCTACTACGAACACAGATACAGCAGCTCCAGCGGAAACAACAGAGCCTGTGGAGGATGTTGTACTTAGTTTCTGGTCACTTGGAACGACAAACTATGAGGATCTTGCCAAAGAATACACAGCGTTACATCCTAATGTAACATTTAAGTTCCAAAATACGTCAGACCAAACAGCTCATCACAACAATTTGACGACAGCATTGTCTGCTGGATCAGGAGCTCCTGACATCTTCATGCTTGAAATCGGATTCATGGAACGCTTTATTGGTGCTCAAGATAAATTTTATAACTTGAATGATCTTGGAGCAAAGG is part of the Paenibacillus segetis genome and encodes:
- a CDS encoding formate--tetrahydrofolate ligase — its product is MKPIIEIARSFGINEDHLELYGKYKCKLDLSLGEELQDGPDGKLVLVTAMNPTPAGEGKTLTTIGLAQALNAIGEPTIAALREPSLGPCFGMKGGATGSNKAQIIPSEDINLHFTGDIHAITSAHNLLSAMIDNHIFQGNALRINPQRILWKRAMDMNDRSLRNIVTGLGSGNGVVQETGFMITTASEIMAVLCLSQDLIDLEQRLGQMLVAYNESGEVVTASQLGAVGAMVVLLKDAIKPNLVQTIEGTPVVVHGGPFANIAHGCSSVIGTKLSLKLAKVVVTEAGFGADLGAEKFFDIKCRQAGLIPSASVLVVTVKALKYNGGASKLELDQPNQQALELGLPNMKRHIENIQKFGVPVMVVINHFASDLMEELDLVIDYCRSLGVKVEISKVWAEGSQGGLGVAKTLTEILNQENANFSTLYPDNMDTQTKIEQIVREIYRGAEVSFSPAAVRSMNEIERLGFRSLPVCMAKTPYSFSDQPSLLGAPEGFTLHVRAVSVSAGAGFIVVHTGNIVTMPGLPKSPAAEQVYLDEQGEVVGLE